Proteins encoded in a region of the Massilia sp. UMI-21 genome:
- a CDS encoding alpha/beta hydrolase has product MPTLNANGIRIAFDTAGDPKAPPLLLVHGLGMQLSAWPDEFVDGLVELGFYVIRFDHRDCGLSTKFERAGVPNLGLARFKSKLGWPLRAAYRLDDMAEDAIGVLSALGVARAHVVGVAMGGMIAQILAARYPQRILSLTSIMSSSCRRGLPGPEKKISKLLARRPADPADTESIIAHELSVARGIGSPSYPTPDKVLRKRVARSVHRSYCPAGVARQTMAIAASGDRCALLRTITAPSLIIHGAADPLVPLACGEDTASRIPGARLEIIEGMGHDLPPQLVERLLALIDAHARGKMLPDSTPRLFVKQ; this is encoded by the coding sequence ATGCCTACGCTGAACGCCAACGGAATCCGCATCGCCTTCGACACCGCAGGCGACCCCAAAGCCCCGCCGCTGCTGCTGGTGCATGGGCTCGGCATGCAGCTGAGCGCCTGGCCCGACGAGTTCGTCGACGGTCTGGTCGAGCTCGGCTTCTACGTCATCCGTTTCGATCACCGCGATTGCGGCCTGTCCACCAAGTTCGAGCGGGCCGGGGTGCCCAATCTGGGCCTGGCCCGGTTCAAGTCGAAGCTCGGCTGGCCGCTGCGCGCCGCCTACCGCCTCGACGACATGGCCGAAGACGCGATTGGTGTGCTGTCCGCGCTCGGTGTGGCGCGCGCCCACGTGGTCGGGGTCGCGATGGGCGGCATGATCGCCCAGATCCTGGCGGCGCGTTACCCGCAGCGCATCCTCAGCCTGACTTCCATCATGTCGAGCAGTTGCCGGCGCGGCCTTCCGGGTCCGGAGAAAAAAATCAGCAAGCTGCTGGCGCGCCGCCCTGCCGATCCGGCCGACACCGAGAGCATCATCGCGCATGAGCTCAGCGTGGCGCGCGGCATCGGCAGCCCGTCCTACCCGACGCCCGACAAGGTCTTGCGCAAGCGGGTGGCCCGTTCGGTTCACCGGAGCTATTGCCCGGCGGGGGTAGCGCGCCAGACGATGGCCATTGCCGCCTCGGGCGACCGCTGCGCGCTGCTGCGCACCATCACCGCGCCATCCCTCATCATCCACGGCGCCGCCGACCCGCTGGTGCCGCTCGCCTGCGGCGAAGACACCGCCAGTCGCATCCCCGGCGCCCGCCTCGAAATCATCGAGGGCATGGGCCACGACTTGCCGCCGCAACTCGTCGAGCGCCTGCTTGCCTTGATCGACGCCCACGCCAGGGGTAAGATGTTGCCGGACTCAACACCTCGCTTATTCGTCAAACAATAG
- the tadA gene encoding tRNA adenosine(34) deaminase TadA has product MTESAIPEPGAVGYMQLALDQARLAWAEGEVPVGAVVVKDGEVIATGYNRPIGRHDPTAHAEIVALRAAAEKLGNYRLPGCELYVTLEPCIMCSGAMMHARLARVVYGAVDPKTGACGSVLNLFDENRLNHHTEVVGGLLAVEASSLLKAFFAERRAAARRLPAVD; this is encoded by the coding sequence AGCTGGCCCTCGATCAGGCCCGGCTGGCCTGGGCCGAGGGCGAGGTGCCGGTCGGCGCGGTGGTGGTCAAGGACGGCGAAGTCATCGCCACCGGCTACAACCGGCCGATCGGGCGCCACGATCCGACCGCGCACGCCGAGATCGTCGCCCTGCGCGCGGCCGCCGAAAAGCTCGGCAACTACCGGCTGCCGGGCTGCGAGCTGTACGTCACCCTGGAACCCTGCATCATGTGTTCGGGCGCGATGATGCATGCGCGCCTGGCGCGCGTGGTGTATGGGGCGGTCGACCCGAAGACCGGCGCCTGCGGGTCGGTGCTCAACCTGTTCGACGAGAACCGGCTCAATCACCACACCGAGGTGGTGGGCGGGCTGTTGGCCGTCGAGGCCAGCAGCCTGCTGAAAGCGTTTTTCGCGGAGCGCCGCGCCGCTGCGCGCAGGCTGCCCGCGGTGGACTGA